GCCGCCGGGCGAGGACCCGCCGCCGACCGGGACGCGGGCCGGGTCCTTCTTCCAGGCGGCGAGCAGGTCGGCGATGGTCCGGTACGGGGAGTCCTTGGAGACGACGACGATGTCCGGCTCCTCGGTGAGCCGGGCGATCGGGGTGGTGTCGGCGAGCGTGCTCGGGGACTTGTTGGTGTGTACGGCTCCGACGACGCCGAGCCCCATGGAGAGCGCCAGCTTGCCGTTGCCGTGCTCGCCGACGAGCCGGCTCAGGCCGACCGTTCCGCCGGCGCCCGGCAGGTTGAACACCTCGATGTTGTGGGTGAGCTCGGCGTCCTCGGCGTTCTTGGCCAGGGTGCGCGCGGTGATGTCGTAGCCGCCGCCGGGAGTGTTGGGGACCATGAAGCGGAGCCCGGGAATCTGGGTGCCGGTGTCGGAACCGTCACCGGTGGACAGCAGGGGTGGTCCTACCACCACCAGCAACGTGGCCCCCAAAAGGGCGAGGAGAGTGCGCAGTCGCACGGGTTCCGCCTTTCAACTGTGAAGTGGCCCACATGTTGCCTGCGCGTTAAGAAGCTGTCTCTCTTCCGGTATCAACGGACGTTGTGGTCATTGCGGTCGCCGCCTAGCGTGGCGGCGTGACAACTGTGCTGGTGGTGGACGACGACTTCATGGTCGCGAAACTGCACAGCCGCTATGTGTCCGCTATGGACGGCTTCGCGGTCGTCGGGGTGGCGCACAACGGTGCCGACGCCTTGCGGGCGGCCGAGCGGCTGCGCCCCGATCTGGTGCTACTGGACATCTATCTGCCCGATATGGACGGGATCGGGGTGCTGCGTGCCCTGCGTGCTGCGGAGGAGCAGGACGCCTCGCGCCCCAGCGCGGACGCCCTGTTCATCACAGCGGCCCGGGACGCGGGGGTCATCCGGGCGGCGCTGCGGGCGGGGGCCCTGCACTATCTGATCAAGCCGTTCAGCCACTCGGCGCTCCAGGAGCAGCTGCGCCACGTCGCCTCGCTGCGCACCCGCCTGGACAGGCTGGGAGAGGCCCGCCAGGAGGACGTCGACCAGATCTTCGGCACCCGCCCGCCCGGCTCGCGCGAGCTGCCGAAGGGCCTGGCCGCCCCCACGGCGGACCTGGTGGAACGCACCCTGCGCGACCACCCGGCGGGCCTGTCCGCGTCGGAGTGCGCCGAGGTGGGAGCACTGTCCCGGGTGAGCGCGCG
The nucleotide sequence above comes from Streptomyces sp. NBC_01116. Encoded proteins:
- a CDS encoding Bug family tripartite tricarboxylate transporter substrate binding protein; its protein translation is MRLRTLLALLGATLLVVVGPPLLSTGDGSDTGTQIPGLRFMVPNTPGGGYDITARTLAKNAEDAELTHNIEVFNLPGAGGTVGLSRLVGEHGNGKLALSMGLGVVGAVHTNKSPSTLADTTPIARLTEEPDIVVVSKDSPYRTIADLLAAWKKDPARVPVGGGSSPGGPDHLAPMLMAQAAGIAPRTVNYVPFDGGGELLASILGDKVGFGVSGLGEYRDQIEAGELRLLAVTGPKRVPGLDAPTLREAGLDTEFTNWRGIVAPPGLSPAERDKLTGLIRELHGTKQWKESMKKNGWDDALLIGEPFGDFLDEQNQRVATVLKELGL
- a CDS encoding response regulator; the encoded protein is MTTVLVVDDDFMVAKLHSRYVSAMDGFAVVGVAHNGADALRAAERLRPDLVLLDIYLPDMDGIGVLRALRAAEEQDASRPSADALFITAARDAGVIRAALRAGALHYLIKPFSHSALQEQLRHVASLRTRLDRLGEARQEDVDQIFGTRPPGSRELPKGLAAPTADLVERTLRDHPAGLSASECAEVGALSRVSARRYLEHFTATGRAEVTLRYGGTGRPERRYRWTG